GCGACAGGAGCCTCTCGGACGACGACGACGAACGAGCGGGGGTATTATGCCTTCCCGCAACTTCCCCCAGGCACGTACAATCTCCGAGTGGAGATGAGCGGCTTCAAGAGCATCGTCCGCTCGAATCTGCAACTTCTGGTGAACATGCCCGTGGTGCTCGATGTGCAATTCACCGAAGTGGGAGAAGTCGTTGAGACTGTCGAGATCGTGGGCGAAGCGCTCATCAACAAGGCCGATGCCTCGATCGGCAATCCTTTCGGCGAAGTGCAGATCCGGCAACTGCCGCTTCTGGCGCGCAATGTGGTGGAGTTACTCAGTCTCCAACCGGGCGCTGTGTTCTTGCCGACGGGTGACATTCGCAGCGGAAGCATTAGCGGGAGCCGCAGCGATCAGCAGAATGTGACCTTGGACGGCGTGGATGTGAACGATCCGCAGTTCGGCTATGCCTATACCTCGGTCTTGCGCATGACGCTCGATTCCACACAGGAGTTTCGCGTGACGACGACGAACTACAATGCGAGCCAGGGGCGCTCCAGTTCCGCTCAAGTCAGCTTGGTGACGAAGCGCGGGACGAACGAGCTTCATGGCTCTCTCTATTGGTACCACCGGAACACGGCGACCTCGGCCAACGAGTTCTTCAACAAGCTCGCGCAGATCGAGTCGGGGCGACCTAATGAGCCGCCTGTTTTGAACTATCATATCTTTGGAGCATCGGCCGGTGGGCCGATCATCAAGGACCGGTGGTTCATCTTCGGCAACTACGAGGGACTGCGGGAGAAGCGTGAAGAGCCGATCTTGCGTTCGGTACCTTCGTTCTTGGTTCGTCACGGCTACTTCCAATATCGGTGCGCGAACCCGGCCGAGTGTCCGGCGACGCGGATCACTGTGGCTGGGCGCACGTTCGACATCCCGGCTGGGATTCGCGTGTTGACGCCTGCGGAAGCCGCTTCAATCGATCCTTTGGGGATCGGCGTGAATCCCGCGCTGATGCGGTATCTGCAGCAATTCCCCGAGCCCAACGATCCGGGGCGGGATGGCTTGAACATCATGGGCTTTCGCTTCGTGGCCCCGATCAAGAACGACTTCAACACGTACATCCTGCGCACCGATTTCAACATTGATCGGGCCGGTCGGCACACGCTCTTCTGGCGCGGAAATCTGCAGGACGACGTGATCAACTCCGAGCCGCAATATCCGGGACAGCCGCCGAACCAGAAGACGCTGGTGAACTCGAAAGGCTTCGCGCTCGGCTACGACGCGACACTGAAGCCGAACCTGGTGAACACGTTCCGCTATGGCTTGACACGCCTGGGTTCAACGACGGCAGGTTTGCAACAGCGCACGCAGGTGACCTTGCGTTTCCTCAACAACATTCCCGCTCCGACTAGCTCCTTCGGGCGCATCGCGAGCACGCATAACCTTGTGGACGACATTTCCTGGATTCGGGGCGCGCATACGGTTCAGGCGGGGATCAACTTCCGGTTCACGCGCATCCCGCGCTTCACCAACGCGACGTCCTTCCATACGGTCGTCGGCAATGGTTCGTGGTTGCTTGGTGTTGGGCGCTATACGGCTCCGGGCCATCCGCGCTGCACGCAACCGGGATGCCGGACGTTACCTGCGGTCGCCAGTGGGTTCTATGCGGCGTGGGCTGATGGCTTCCCCATCTTGGTGTTGGGCACGATCACGCAGTTCACGGCGCGGTACAACTACGACAAACAGGGGAACGTGCTGCCTGAAGGCACGCTCATTCGTCGCCGTTATGCCACGAATGAGTACGAAGGATACGTGCAGGATCAATGGCGCGTGAGACCGAATCTCACGATCACGGCGGGCGTGCGGTATTACCTGTATTCGCCGCCGTGGGAGACCAATGGCGTGCAGGTCAGACCGACGCCGAGCTTCGGCGAATGGTTCGAGCTGCGACGGGCGGCGATGCTCAAGGGGATCCCCTCCTACGATCTCCCGCGCATCAGCTTCGACCTGGCGGGTCCGGCCAATAATAAGCCGGGCTTCTTTGCGAAGGATTTCAACAACTGGTCGCCGCGCTTCTCCATTGCGTGGTCCCCGCGGAACTTCTTGCGGCCACTCTTTGGCGATGGGCGCACGGTCTTCCGCTTCGGTTATGGGCTTGTGTATGACCGCATCGGGCACGCGCTGGCGACGACCTTCGATGAGCAAGGGGCATTTGGCCTGACGACGAGCTTGACGAACGTCTGGGGCACGATCACTGAGGCGAATGCGCCGCGCTTCACGGGCGTCTTCGACGTCCCGCGCGTCGCGCGCGATGGATCGGAGTTCCAGCGACCGGCGCCTCCGGGTGGCTTCCCGCAGACTCCTCCGCATGGGCTCTTCGCCATCACCACGAGCATTGATGACACCGTGCGAACGCCGTACGCGCACATGTTCAACTTCTTCATCGGGCGCGAGCTGCCGAAGGATTTCAGCGTCGAAGTGGGCTATGTCGGACGTCGCGGGCGAAAGCTGCTGACCCGATACGACTTGGCGATGCCCATGAACTTGGTGGACCCGAAGTCCGGCATGGACTATTTCACGGCCGCCCAGATGCTCGTCCGGCTGATCGAAGCCAATACGCCTGTGAGCGCCGTGCCGAGGATCCCGTATTGGGAGAATCTCTTCCCGACGGCTGGAGCGCGCGCGGGTGGCGGTTTGACGAGCACGCAGGCCATCTACCGGATCTTCCGAGAGAATGCGCCTGATTACCTAACAGCGCTTTACGAGCTCGATCTATTCTGCAATCCAGCGTGCTTTGGCGCGACGCGCGACAATCCGGCGGGCAAGCCCTTCGCCTTCTGGAACGACCAGTACTCCTCCTTGTCGGCGCAGGGGTCGATCGGCTTCTCCGAGTATCATGCCCTTCAGCTCCTCGTGCGCAAGCGCTTCAGTGGTGGCACGCAGTTCGACCTCAACTACACGCTCTCCAAGTCGCTCGATCTGACCTCGGGGACAGAGCGCGGCGCTTCATTTGGAACCTTCTTCAGCGGTGGCTACACCGACTTCATCATCAACTCCTGGAGCCCGCGCCTGCAGTATTCCTTCTCCGATTTCGACGTGCGGCATCAGTTGAATGCCAACTGGATCGTCGAGCTGCCGTTTGGTCGGGGGAAGCCCTTGGGCGGGAATATCCCCGGCTGGGCGAACCAGATCATCGGTGGCTGGCAGACGACGGGCTTGTTCCGGTGGACCAGCGGCTTCCCGCTCAACATCATCAACTGCCGCTCTTGCTGGGCGACGAACTGGAATCTCCAGGGGAACGCCGAGCTGAAGGAAGGGCAGAAGAGCTATCCCAAAGGGGAGACCAACAGGAGCTACAGGTTCCCCGATGGAAAAGTCCGACCCGCGGCCTTCCGCAATCCGGCCGAAGTGCTGGGGATGCTCCGGTTCCAACGCCCGGGCGAGGTTGGCTTCCGCAATCGGATTCGGGGCGACGGTTATTTCGCGATCGACATGGGCTTGATGAAGGCCTTCCAGATCACCGAGACGCACCGATTGCAGTTCCGGTGGGAAGTCTTCAACGTGACCAACTCCGTGCGGTTCGATACGGGATCGCTCCTGGCGTACCCGGACATCACGGCCACCTTCGGGCGGTATGAGGGGACGCTCACGCGTCCGCGCATCATGCAGTTCGCGCTCCGGTACGAATTCTGAGGATGCGACATCGGCTGGCGGCATGAGGCGAACCGCTTCTGCCGCCAGCCGTTTTTCATGCCTCTCTTCGCCAAGAGCCTGCGAACCCAGTGGTCCGATCGAGAAAACTGAGGAGTGGGTGTCCTTTTGCTCGCCGAGGAATGGGGTATGGGGCGTGGCGTACTTTGTTGTGCTTCTGCCGAAGAGCTTCCCGTGCGAATGAGGGGCGGAGCGTTGACTTCGCCGGGGATTTGCGATATTAAAGAGCCTCACACAACGATTGAGCGAGAGTGGCTATGAACCTGCAAGAGCGAGTGATTCAAGCCATTGCGCGAGCGTGTCATCTCGATCCCGAGCGCGTTCATCCGGAAGCGACGTTCGAAGAGTTGGGTGTGGATTCGCTCATGGGGTTGGAGATCGTCTTCGAGCTGGAGGAAGAATTCAAGGTCTCCATCCCGGAGAACGTCGCCGTCGGCATGCGTTCGGTGCGGGATGTCATCGAGCGGCTGCAGGCTTTCTTCGGGCAGATGGAGAATTTGGGATATTCGGCGGAGCCTTCATCATAGGAACGCGCCCCGAGCCTTCGTTCACGGCGTCGCGGACACCTCGTCCATGGGATTCGCGCTGAGGGGGAGCATATGCGACGAGTTGTAGTCACCGGAATCGGCGTGGTCTCGGCCGTTGGCCTGACGGCAGCTGAGTTCTTCGAGAACCTCATTCACGCGCGTTCGGGCGTTGGCGAGATCACGCAGATTCCGACCGATGGGATGGCGGTCAAGGTCGCCGCTGAGGTAAAGGGTTTCGATCCATCGGCGCATTTCACGACGAAGCAAGTGGGGCTTCTGGATCGCTTCGCGCAATTCGCGTTGGTGGCGGCGCGGGAAGCCCTCGCGGATTCTGGCTTCTCGCCGACGGAGGCCGAAGGCGATCGCTTCGGCGTCGCTATTGGGACAGCATTCGGAGGGATGGGGACGCTCGATGCCGGATACGAACGGCTCTACGGGGAGCGGAACCCGCGGCTGCATCCACTGACGATCCCGCGCATCATGTACAATGCCGCGGCCTCGCAAATCTCCATGTTTTTCTCAGCGCGCGGGCCCATATTGGCCATCAGCACGGCTTGTGCTTCGGGAGCGCAGGCGATCGGATGGGCATTTCACCAGATCAAGTATGGGTATGCCGATGCCATGCTCGCTGGTGGGGCGGATGCGCCGATCACCTTCGGCGTCATGAAGGCGTGGGAAGCGCTGCGGGTGCTGGCCAGCGGTCGTGGAGATCCGGCGCGTGCGTGTCGTCCCTTCAGTCGGGATCGCGACGGGTTGGTCGTGGGCGAAGGCGCGGCTGTCCTCCTGTTGGAGGACTATGAGCGCGCGCGGGCTCGTGGGGCTCGCATCTACGCCGAAATTGTGGGGTATGGAGTCTCGGCCGACGCTGGCCACATCACGGATCCTTCGGTCGAGGGGCCAGCGCGCGCTATGCAGGCGGCCTTGGCGGAAGCTGGGATCGCGCCTGAAGCCGTCGCCTACATCAACGCGCACGGCACGGCCACCAAAGCGAACGATCGCATCGAGACCGAAGCGATCAAACTCGTCTTTGGATCACACGCGCGGCATCTGGCCATCAGTTCGACCAAGGCTGTGCACGGTCACACGATGGGCGCAGCGGGCGCGATCGAGTTCGCGGCAGCCCTTCTGGCCCTGCAACACGGGATCATTCCGCCGACGGCGCACTATACGGAGCCGGATCCCGAATGCGATCTCGATTACGTCCCCAATCACGCGCGGGAGCAGAAGCTCGACGTCGTTCTCTCCAACTCGTTCGCGTTCGGCGGGATCAATGCCGTCCTCGCTGCACGGAGAGTGCCGTGAGCGTCGCCTTC
This portion of the Blastocatellia bacterium genome encodes:
- a CDS encoding carboxypeptidase-like regulatory domain-containing protein, with product MIRRQFAWNVVGGLLFLLLLSGRAWAQATTSLSGTVTDPTGAVVVGATVTLTNVATGASRTTTTNERGYYAFPQLPPGTYNLRVEMSGFKSIVRSNLQLLVNMPVVLDVQFTEVGEVVETVEIVGEALINKADASIGNPFGEVQIRQLPLLARNVVELLSLQPGAVFLPTGDIRSGSISGSRSDQQNVTLDGVDVNDPQFGYAYTSVLRMTLDSTQEFRVTTTNYNASQGRSSSAQVSLVTKRGTNELHGSLYWYHRNTATSANEFFNKLAQIESGRPNEPPVLNYHIFGASAGGPIIKDRWFIFGNYEGLREKREEPILRSVPSFLVRHGYFQYRCANPAECPATRITVAGRTFDIPAGIRVLTPAEAASIDPLGIGVNPALMRYLQQFPEPNDPGRDGLNIMGFRFVAPIKNDFNTYILRTDFNIDRAGRHTLFWRGNLQDDVINSEPQYPGQPPNQKTLVNSKGFALGYDATLKPNLVNTFRYGLTRLGSTTAGLQQRTQVTLRFLNNIPAPTSSFGRIASTHNLVDDISWIRGAHTVQAGINFRFTRIPRFTNATSFHTVVGNGSWLLGVGRYTAPGHPRCTQPGCRTLPAVASGFYAAWADGFPILVLGTITQFTARYNYDKQGNVLPEGTLIRRRYATNEYEGYVQDQWRVRPNLTITAGVRYYLYSPPWETNGVQVRPTPSFGEWFELRRAAMLKGIPSYDLPRISFDLAGPANNKPGFFAKDFNNWSPRFSIAWSPRNFLRPLFGDGRTVFRFGYGLVYDRIGHALATTFDEQGAFGLTTSLTNVWGTITEANAPRFTGVFDVPRVARDGSEFQRPAPPGGFPQTPPHGLFAITTSIDDTVRTPYAHMFNFFIGRELPKDFSVEVGYVGRRGRKLLTRYDLAMPMNLVDPKSGMDYFTAAQMLVRLIEANTPVSAVPRIPYWENLFPTAGARAGGGLTSTQAIYRIFRENAPDYLTALYELDLFCNPACFGATRDNPAGKPFAFWNDQYSSLSAQGSIGFSEYHALQLLVRKRFSGGTQFDLNYTLSKSLDLTSGTERGASFGTFFSGGYTDFIINSWSPRLQYSFSDFDVRHQLNANWIVELPFGRGKPLGGNIPGWANQIIGGWQTTGLFRWTSGFPLNIINCRSCWATNWNLQGNAELKEGQKSYPKGETNRSYRFPDGKVRPAAFRNPAEVLGMLRFQRPGEVGFRNRIRGDGYFAIDMGLMKAFQITETHRLQFRWEVFNVTNSVRFDTGSLLAYPDITATFGRYEGTLTRPRIMQFALRYEF
- a CDS encoding acyl carrier protein; the protein is MNLQERVIQAIARACHLDPERVHPEATFEELGVDSLMGLEIVFELEEEFKVSIPENVAVGMRSVRDVIERLQAFFGQMENLGYSAEPSS
- the fabF gene encoding beta-ketoacyl-ACP synthase II, translated to MRRVVVTGIGVVSAVGLTAAEFFENLIHARSGVGEITQIPTDGMAVKVAAEVKGFDPSAHFTTKQVGLLDRFAQFALVAAREALADSGFSPTEAEGDRFGVAIGTAFGGMGTLDAGYERLYGERNPRLHPLTIPRIMYNAAASQISMFFSARGPILAISTACASGAQAIGWAFHQIKYGYADAMLAGGADAPITFGVMKAWEALRVLASGRGDPARACRPFSRDRDGLVVGEGAAVLLLEDYERARARGARIYAEIVGYGVSADAGHITDPSVEGPARAMQAALAEAGIAPEAVAYINAHGTATKANDRIETEAIKLVFGSHARHLAISSTKAVHGHTMGAAGAIEFAAALLALQHGIIPPTAHYTEPDPECDLDYVPNHAREQKLDVVLSNSFAFGGINAVLAARRVP